Proteins from one Sphaeramia orbicularis chromosome 17, fSphaOr1.1, whole genome shotgun sequence genomic window:
- the LOC115437525 gene encoding laminin subunit gamma-1-like, whose protein sequence is MRKIPIISATIMAANEKTKQAEAALGNAAADAKEAKKKAEDAEKIASNVQKGSAKTKEDAEKAFEDTKKLDAEVSDMMDQLRGAEEELAKKKAEADSDMTTAAMASDSAKEAEDNARKAKSAVKTVLSTITALLDQLGNIDKVDLSKLNQIDESLKRAKGKMADSDLDRKLAELNDVARTQEDMISSYDLQILEIRADIKNLEDIKNTLPDGCFNTPSLEKP, encoded by the exons ATGAGGAAGATCCCCATCATCAGCGCCACTATCATGGCCGCCAACGAGAAAACCAAGCAGGCCGAGGCGGCACTGGGCAACGCCGCCGCCGACGCGAAAGAGGCTAAAAAGAAAGCTGAGGACGCAGAGAAGATCGCCAGCAACGTTCAGAAG GGCTCAGCAAAGACCAAGGAGGACGCAGAGAAAGCCTTCGAAGACACCAAGAAGCTGGACGCCGAGGTGAGCGACATGATGGACCAGCTGCGCGGCGCTGAGGAGGAGCTGGCCAAGAAGAAGGCAGAGGCCGACAGCGACATGACAACGGCCGCCATG GCTTCAGACAGCGCCAAGGAGGCCGAGGACAACGCCCGCAAAGCCAAGAGTGCTGTCAAGACAGTCCTGAGCACCATCACCGCCCTGCTGGACCAGCTGG GGAACATCGATAAGGTGGACCTGAGTAAACTGAACCAGATCGATGAGTCGCTGAAGCGGGCCAAGGGGAAGATGGCGGACAGCGACCTGGACAGGAAGCTGGCAGAGCTCAACGATGTGGCTCGGACTCAGGAGGACATGATCAGCAGCTACGACCTGCAGATTCTGGAGATCCGCGCCGACATTAAGAACCTGGAGGACATAAAGAACACATTACCCGACGGCTGCTTCAACACGCCGTCTCTGGAGAAGCCTTAG